The DNA segment GCTATGAAAGTTCCGTTGAAACCTTGATTCTTGCCTTTTTTAAGAACAATGTTGATTAATCCTGAACCGCCTTCGGCATCATATCGTGCGGATGGATTTGTGATAACTTCCACTTTGTCAATGGCGTCCGCAGGAAGTTGTTTTAGCGCTTCGGCAATATTTACGGCATAGGATGGTCTTCCATCAATTAAAATTCGGATGTTGTCACTTCCTCTCAAGCTTACATTTCCTTCGGTATCAACAGAAACTGAAGGAACATTGTCCAGCACATCACTTACAGTTCCTCCTTTTACCATCATGTCCTGGCCCACATTGTAAACTTTTTTGTCCAGTTTGATTTCTACCGAAGATTTTTCGGCACGAACCACTACTTCGTTCAATTGTGAAGCGTCTTCTTCCAAGGCAATTTGTCCTAAATTGCTGGTTTTTTGAAGGTCTTTTTCTTTTAATGTGATTGTTTTAAAAGAGATGAATTCTATTTTAATATCATAAATACCGGGAGTTACGTCAATGTCAAATTCTCCTTTTGGATTCGTGATTCCTCCGGCGGCTGATTTAGCAGATTTTGTATTTATAAAAGTGATGGTGGCATATTCGAGCGGTTGTTTGCTTACTTTTTCGATAACCTTTCCTGTAATTTTTATTTTGGCAGCTTGAGGTCTTCCTTGTGAAAAACTTAAAAAAGAAGTAATAAGCAGAAAGGAAACCAGGATGAATTTTAATTTTCTCATTGATTTAAAAATAGTTGTTTGATTCGGTAAGATTGTAAAAGCAGCCTTTGGTTTAAGCTGCAAATCATAAAGATTTGTTAAAGTGCCAATAGAAATTCCTTAAAGAATGACCGCTGCTTTCTCCAAAGGTCTGGCAATTACCGCCTTGTCTCCATTGACAACGATGGGTCTTTCGACGAGAATTGGATTTGAAATCATGGCTTGGATAATCTCGTCGTCAGTCAAGGGTTTGTCCCTGAAATTTTCTATCCAGATTTTCTCTTTTCGGCGCACTAATTCAATGGGTTTTATGCCTAATTTTTGGATGATGTCTTTCAATTCGTCATAAGTGGGAACGTCTTCCAAATATTTGATGATTTCGTATTTTTGTCCTGAATTTTCTAGGAAAGCAAGGCATTCCCTGGATTTTGTGCAGCGTGAATTGTGATAAATTTGAATCATGAAAAAAGAGTTTTATTTTTTTGTAAACTAAGGGATAAAAACAGAAAATTATGCTAAATTCGGGCACGCAAATATAAGCAAAACATACTCCTGTTCAATAATCAATTAATTTAATAAAATGTTTATAAATCAAGCATACAAAGGCGACAATACGTGGTGGCGTGTCTTGATTACCACCTTGTTGACCGCAGGAGTATTTATCGCCAATGTCATTATGTATTTCGTTATGTCCAAAGAAGAATTGGACAAAGTATATCAAACGATGAGCGAAATTCCTAATAATTTGTCACTCTTGTCGAATTTGTTGCCATTTGTTTTTCTGTTGGCCATGTTGTTTTTCTTGGTTCGTGTTTTGCATAAAAGAAGCATTCTCTCGCTGACAACCTCTAGAAAAGATGTAGATTATAAAAAAATCCTGTTCTCTTTTGGGTTAATCATTTTGATGACCATTGGCGCTTTTGCCGTTTCCTATTCTATGGACAGTTCCACAATTTTATGGAATTTCAATCCGTTGAAATTTACTGTTTTGTTGATTATTAGCCTTTTGTTGTTTCCTTTTCAAATTGGTTTCGAGGAGTATTTATTCCGGGGTTATTTGATGCAGCAAATTGGAATTATAGCCAAGAACAGGTGGTTTCCATTGCTGGTAACTTCCGTGATGTTTGGATTATTTCACAGCGCCAATCCCGAAGTGGCCCAAATGGGTTTTGGAGTTATGGTGTTTTATATCGGAACCGGTTTTTTTCTTGGAATAATGACCTTGATGGACGAAAGTCTGGAACTGGCATTGGGTTTTCATCTGGGAAACAACCTGATGGCAGCCTTGTTGATTACTTCCGATTTCTCGGCAATACACACCGATGCGGTTTTCAAATATTCGGGAGTTGAAAAACCTGTTGACATGTTAAATGAAATGATTGTTTCGATTGCAATTGTCTATCCGATTATCTTATTTATATTTGCCAAAAAGTATAATTGGAAAAATTGGCCAGCAAAACTTACCGGCAAAATACAACCTCAAGCACATCAATAATTTTTAAATAATAACTTCATAATGATTACAAACAAAATTACATACAAGAACATACACAACCGTTTCAAGCTAAACGGCTACCATATCAATCTGGAACAAATGTATTATGTTGCCTATTCCTTCATCAAGGAAGGGGAGCCTTTCGAGCAACATGTGGGGAACTTCCTGTTGGATTGGTTTGACGAGAAATCCTATATCGAATTGCAAACTTCGGGAACCACGGGAGCTCCCAAAGTGGTTAGAATAGAAAAACAAGCCATGTTGGATTCGGCTTTGGCTACCGGGGATTTCTTCGGATTGAAACCAGGAGATACCATGTTGCACTGTTTGCCAACCAATTATGTGGCTGGAAAAATGATGTTCGTCCGCTCCTTTATTTTGGGATTGGACATGAAATTCGTGGAACCGAATTCCGATCCATTGAAAAACATCGACGAGACATTCGACTTTTGTGCCATGGTACCTTTGCAAGCCAAGAATTCATTGGAAAAATTGAAAGCCAAAAAGATAAAAAAATTAATTATTGGTGGTGTAAAAGTACATAAAGCCTTGGAGCAAGAATTGGAAAAACTGCCAATGGAAATTTACGAAACCTACGGTATGACCGAAACCATCACGCATATTGCTGCCAAAAAAATAGGGGAGAAGGTTTTTACGGTTTTGCCAAACGTAAAAGTTTCTACCGACGATAGACAATGTTTGGTTATCGATGCCAAAAACATCAGCAAAGACAAAATCGTGACCAACGACATCGTCAATTTGATTTCTGACACCCAATTCAGTTGGGAAGGAAGAATTGACAACATAATCAATAGCGGTGGGGTTAAATTGATGCCGGAACGAATCGAAGACAAATTGTCCACATTAATTCCAAGACGTTATTTTGTCTTTGGACAGCCTGATGAAACCCTTGGGCAAAAAGCCGTACTTTACGTGGAAGGAGAACCTATGGTCATTGAAGATGCTGTTTTTGCCGTTTTGGACAAATTCGAAAAACCCAAAGAAGTGGTGTTTATACCAAAGTTCAACGAAACGGCCACGGGCAAAATTTTGAGAACCGAAAGCATGCAATCCATCGGACATTAATAAATAGAATGAGTTGCGTTTAGATACAAAAAGGGAGAGTTTGCAAAAACTCTCCCTTTTTTTGTTTTGGGGGATTGGGTTTTGATGGCTTTTGTAAATATTTGTTTATATATTTGAAAGCAAATAAACACTGACGTTTGTCAGACAAAGCCACCCAATTTAGTGGTGATAAGTCGGACATCGTCAGGCCTATAAACGGGTTGGGCATAATATTACAGAACTACGCAGAAAATAAGACATTTTACAACAAAATAGAATATGGGATTTTTAGACAAACTTTTTGGAAAGAAACAAACAGAAGACAATTCGCAAAATTTAGCAGAAACTGAAACTGTTCAATTAGAAAAAGGCGACACATTTATTTCGACAGGAGATAATTATGGATATAAAGTCATTAGACAATTAACCGAAGAACAAAGAGAAAGTGTTGACAAATCAACAATTTTACTTCGAGCAAATCAACTTTATATGCACTATTGGACAGATAATTTAGTATGTACTGACCGAAATGACCAAGAATGGCTGAATAAAGTTATGTTCTTTTGGAAAGCAGAAGAACCGTTTCCTAAAAAATCATTGCCCCCAGTATTTGAAACTTTAAAAATTAAAAACTTTCTTTTTGTTGGCGATACTTCAAACATTTCATTACAAACTGCACAAGCAATGCCTTGGTTTGGAATGCCAGGACTTGGAGAGAAATGCGTATGCGAAATAAATGAACAAAAAATAACGATTCCTGAATTAAACAAACTTGGAATGGTTATATATGTTGAACCCGTAGAACTCACAAATGACAATCTAGACATATTGACAAACAGAGAAGACTACTTTTTTCTAATCGACGAAAGAATTACTCCTTTTAAAAATGGAAATTTTTACCTAAAAGACAAACCAATTCCTATTGATGTTGCATATAGTATTGGCGGAATTCATATAATAAAGAAAACGGAGTTAGAATAAACATAATGCCGAAAATACTATGTCCAACAGCTATGATTTCGTTGCGTGCGCAGCACGAACAATGAAATCCCTGTTGAACAGCTTGTCCCGATGCATCGGGAGAACCGGAGTACCTGCCGTCAACACTATGCACTTATCGTAAAAAAATTAGAGAGAATAGTAAGAGGGTTTAGTGTAGAAAAGCACGCTGCTGGGGCTGGATGAGGCTCGGCTGAGCAGAAAAGAACTCTTTTGGGGCTGGAAGCGCTGCTTCTGGGTAGAACTGAATGCTTTTGGGGCTGGAAACTGAGTTTCTGAGCAGAAAAGAACACTTTTGGGGCTGGATGAGGCTCGGCTGAGCAGAAAAGCACTCTTTTGGGGCTGGAAGCACTGCTTCTGGGCAGAACTGAATGCTTTTGGGGTTGGAAACTGAGTTTCTGGGCAGAACTGAACTCTTTTGGGGCTGGAAACTGAGTTTCTGAGTAGAAAAGAACTCTTTTGGGGGTGGATGAGGCTCGGCTGAGCAGAAAAGAACTCTTTTGGAGATTGTGAACCTGTTGGAGATGGAATTAGAGAACTGAAAATAAACTACGCTAAAGGTTACAGGATCTATTTCAAAGAAATTGATGGAAAAATTATCATTCTACTTGTTGGAGGAGATAAGTCAACCCAAAAAAAAGACATTGAAAAAGCAAAAGATATTTGGAAAAAAATAAAAAAATAGAAAAATGGAAACATCAAAATTTGATATTGCAGATTATTTGGATAGCAACGAAATGATTGCCGAATACCTAAATGCGGTTTTGGAAGAAGGCAATGATGCTGAAATTGTTGTCGCAATAGGACATATTGCAAAAGCAATTGGAATGACCAAAATAGCAGAAGAAACGGGAATGAGCAGGCCAAGTTTGTACAAAGCATTGTCGGAAGGAGCCAAACCGCAATTTT comes from the Flavobacterium limnophilum genome and includes:
- a CDS encoding CPBP family intramembrane glutamic endopeptidase, which encodes MFINQAYKGDNTWWRVLITTLLTAGVFIANVIMYFVMSKEELDKVYQTMSEIPNNLSLLSNLLPFVFLLAMLFFLVRVLHKRSILSLTTSRKDVDYKKILFSFGLIILMTIGAFAVSYSMDSSTILWNFNPLKFTVLLIISLLLFPFQIGFEEYLFRGYLMQQIGIIAKNRWFPLLVTSVMFGLFHSANPEVAQMGFGVMVFYIGTGFFLGIMTLMDESLELALGFHLGNNLMAALLITSDFSAIHTDAVFKYSGVEKPVDMLNEMIVSIAIVYPIILFIFAKKYNWKNWPAKLTGKIQPQAHQ
- a CDS encoding AMP-binding protein — translated: MITNKITYKNIHNRFKLNGYHINLEQMYYVAYSFIKEGEPFEQHVGNFLLDWFDEKSYIELQTSGTTGAPKVVRIEKQAMLDSALATGDFFGLKPGDTMLHCLPTNYVAGKMMFVRSFILGLDMKFVEPNSDPLKNIDETFDFCAMVPLQAKNSLEKLKAKKIKKLIIGGVKVHKALEQELEKLPMEIYETYGMTETITHIAAKKIGEKVFTVLPNVKVSTDDRQCLVIDAKNISKDKIVTNDIVNLISDTQFSWEGRIDNIINSGGVKLMPERIEDKLSTLIPRRYFVFGQPDETLGQKAVLYVEGEPMVIEDAVFAVLDKFEKPKEVVFIPKFNETATGKILRTESMQSIGH
- a CDS encoding addiction module antidote protein; the protein is METSKFDIADYLDSNEMIAEYLNAVLEEGNDAEIVVAIGHIAKAIGMTKIAEETGMSRPSLYKALSEGAKPQFSTIMKVLKAVGGQIHINPLTT
- the arsC gene encoding arsenate reductase (glutaredoxin) (This arsenate reductase requires both glutathione and glutaredoxin to convert arsenate to arsenite, after which the efflux transporter formed by ArsA and ArsB can extrude the arsenite from the cell, providing resistance.) gives rise to the protein MIQIYHNSRCTKSRECLAFLENSGQKYEIIKYLEDVPTYDELKDIIQKLGIKPIELVRRKEKIWIENFRDKPLTDDEIIQAMISNPILVERPIVVNGDKAVIARPLEKAAVIL